The proteins below come from a single Xiphophorus couchianus chromosome 20, X_couchianus-1.0, whole genome shotgun sequence genomic window:
- the dusp7 gene encoding dual specificity protein phosphatase 7 — translation MKTDHLCRGSVIVTVMMMSSKSVEWLQDELESGAGALLLLDCRPHELYESSHIESAINLAIPGLMLRRLKKGNLPIRSIIPNNEDKEKFVKRCKTDVVLLYDEATSERHESGLGSSVMGLLLQKLRDDGCKAFYLEGGFNKFQSEYPEHCETNLDCSCPSSSPPTSVLGLGGLRISSDCSDGESDREPSSATESEGSPLPNNQPAFPVQILPYLYLGCAKDSANLDVLSKYNIKYILNVTPNLPNMFEHEGDFKYKQIPISDHWSQNLSQFFPEAISFIDEARSKKCGILVHCLAGISRSVTVTVAYLMQKLNLSLNDAYDFVKRKKSNISPNFNFMGQLLDFERTLGLNSPCDNRATSPQHDQLFFTTPTNHNVFQLDTLEST, via the exons ATGAAAACGGATCATCTGTGCAGAGGCTCAGTGATCGTGACTGTGATGATGATGTCGAGTAAGAGCGTGGAGTGGCTGCAGGACGAGCTGGAGTCCGGGGCCGgcgcgctgctgctgctggactgCAGACCCCATGAGCTGTACGAGTCGTCGCACATCGAGTCTGCCATCAACCTGGCCATCCCGGGCCTCATGCTGCGGAGGCTGAAGAAGGGAAACCTCCCCATCCGCTCCATCATCCCCAACAACGAGGACAAGGAGAAATTCGTCAAGCGGTGCAAGACGGACGTGGTTCTCCTGTACGACGAGGCGACGTCGGAGCGACACGAGTCCGGGCTGGGGAGCTCCGTGATggggctgctgctgcagaagctGCGGGACGACGGCTGCAAGGCTTTCTATCTGGAGG GAGGATTCAACAAATTCCAGTCCGAGTATCCAGAACATTGTGAGACCAATCTGGACTGCTCGTGCCCCAGCAGCTCCCCGCCGACCTCGGTCCTGGGCCTGGGCGGACTCCGCATCAGCTCTGACTGTTCGGACGGAGAGTCCGACCGAGAGCCGAGCAGCGCCACGGAGTCGGAGGGCAGCCCGCTCCCCAACAACCAGCCCGCCTTCCCCGTCCAGATCCTGCCATACCTTTACCTGGGCTGTGCCAAAGACTCTGCAAACCTGGATGTGCTTAGCAAGTACAACATCAAGTACATCCTCAACGTCACGCCCAACCTGCCCAACATGTTCGAGCACGAGGGAGACTTCAAGTACAAACAGATCCCCATCTCTGATCACTGGAGCCAGAACCTCTCGCAGTTTTTCCCTGAGGCCATTTCATTTATTG ACGAGGCTCGTTCCAAAAAGTGCGGCATCCTGGTCCACTGCTTGGCCGGGATCAGCCGTTCGGTCACCGTCACCGTGGCCTACCTGATGCAGAAGCTCAACCTGTCGCTCAACGACGCCTACGACTTTGTCAAGCGGAAAAAGTCCAACATTTCCCCCAACTTCAACTTCATGGGCCAGCTCCTGGACTTTGAGCGGACGCTGGGCCTCAACAGCCCCTGCGACAACCGCGCCACTTCCCCGCAGCACGACCAGCTCTTCTTCACCACCCCGACCAATCACAACGTGTTTCAGCTGGACACACTGGAGTCCACTTGA